From one Eriocheir sinensis breed Jianghai 21 chromosome 58, ASM2467909v1, whole genome shotgun sequence genomic stretch:
- the LOC126985025 gene encoding piRNA biogenesis protein EXD1-like, with protein MDGKQTLGVGSANEMTNSTSRKSPEKTPSLAESEAILPAHSASCNLDVPSALPFHAMFENSEAPLEYHGGEGRDFTIEEIVELGDDSLGLKVLLMAKQGPCLGVINIILTSCKKITLEKVCNPNTGKKMLGLRTFFFREVVNIKVLGEDQEARQRLLKDLYFEKQQGKKLLRKKLLPMHLQEACRSNMHTEVPPDLIQQLVCEEAAEDKPGSPAPPLPPGRLPRPSKWVIIDVIDEAYKKAISMICREMVIAVGFTGLKIGRSGTLVWVTFATSSMVFHFDMAKIGPAEAMKEGLGAVLQDGSVVKVVHDCRAIEDLLHHQLNINLKNVFDTQAAEIYLHLLNNKEAIPLLVPTLPSLLYKYLQLSPLHLFPDGMEDSKIDESLWLERPLAEPLGERLAREVAFLRELRLEQLDLMLVDLRQLTEVYLGVLRDKDSLTVKQLEPHIIPAEVQRLGKHRSVNTLEHGIPFTQHPKTFPKRGSNV; from the exons ATGGATGGAAAGCAGACCTTGGGTGTTGGGAGTGCAAATGAAATGACAAACTCTACCTCAAGAAAATCACCTGAAAAAACACCATCACTTGCTGAATCTGAGGCAATACTCCCTGCACACTCTGCAAGCTGCAACTTAGATGTTCCTTCAGCTTTACCCTTTCATGCTATGTTTGAAAATTCTGAAGCTCCTTTGGAATatcatggaggagagggaagggacttCACCATTGAGGAGATTGTA GAACTGGGTGATGACAGTCTTGGCCTGAAGGTGCTCCTCATGGCCAAGCAGGGGCCCTGCCTGGGTGTGATTAACATTATCCTTACATCATGCAAGAAAATTACCCTGGAAAAG GTATGCAACCCAAACACAGGGAAGAAAATGTTAGGCTTACGGACCTTCTTCTTTCGGGAAGTTGTGAACATAAAAGTGCTTGGAGAAGACCAGGAGGCAAGGCAGAGGCTCCTCAAG gATTTATATTTTGAGAAGCAACAAGGGAAAAAGCTGTTGAGGAAGAAGCTACTTCCCATGCACCTGCAGGAGGCTTGCAGGAGCAACATGCACACGGAGGTGCCTCCAGACCTGATCCAACAGCTGGTGTGTGAAGAGGCCGCAGAGGACAAGCCAGGCTCTCCGGCCCCACCCCTACCACCGGGAAGACTCCCTCGACCCTCAAAATGGGTCATTATTGATGTGATTGATGAGGCATACAAGAAGGCA ATTTCCATGATATGCAGGGAGATGGTCATAGCTGTTGGCTTTACTGGATTGAAGATTGGCAGGTCTGGCACCTTAGTATGGGTAACATTTGCCACCTCCAGCATGGTCTTCCATTTTGATATGGCCAAGATTGGGCCTGCAGAGGCAATGAAGGAAGGCCTTGGAGCAGTCCTGCAGGACGGTTCAGTGGTCAAGGTGGTGCATGACTGCCGGGCCATTGaagacctcctccaccaccaactgAACATTAATCTCAAAAATGTGTTTGACACCCAG GCTGCTGAGATATACCTACATTTACTAAACAACAAAGAGGCCATACCACTGCTTGTGCCTACCCTTCCGTCCTTGCTGTACAAGTATCTCCAGCTCTCCCCACTCCACCTCTTCCCTGATGGGATGGAGGATTCAAAG ATTGATGAGTCATTGTGGCTGGAGCGTCCCCTGGCAGAGCCCTTGGGTGAGCGTTTAGCCAGGGAAGTTGCGTTTCTGAGGGAGTTACGCTTAGAGCAGCTGGACTTGATGCTTGTGGACCTGAGGCAGCTAACTGAAGTCTACTTGGGAGTCTTAAGAGATAAGGACTCTCTCACAGTCAAACAG CTGGAGCCACACATCATCCCAGCAGAGGTGCAAAGGCTGGGCAAGCACCGCTCAGTGAACACACTGGAGCACGGCATACCCTTCACACAGCATCCCAAAACCTTTCCAAAGAGAGGAAGTAATGTTTAG